From the genome of Pungitius pungitius chromosome 21, fPunPun2.1, whole genome shotgun sequence, one region includes:
- the LOC119212449 gene encoding clarin-3, with product MPSITKSLYFISSALLTSISVAVLGLCMSTEWAKTAMECTRNGSSFSNGSAVVTLGPFATGKMNRIFCPLFGSQDDFNIFQTLADLAVAPFVLHIVVVCLLVLCLVFSGGSILISLYNSVSNPYETYMGPIGLYVCSSLSAFFSFLVLLIFALNVTLTSMAEDLVQSFANPLLAQFRNKTSEMQLGYYLVLVHTGLSLFVVALIYFYDHAAYTQRREQQKPTEDAPKEIMMY from the exons ATGCCATCCATTACAAAGAGCCTCTATTTCATTTCAAGTGCGCTGCTTACTTCTATTTCTGTTGCAGTGTTGGGGCTCTGCATGTCAACAGAATGGGCTAAGACGGCCATGGAGTGCACAAGAAACGGAAGCAGCTTCTCCAATGGATCTGCTGTCGTCACTTTGGGGCCTTTTGCTACTGGGAAAATGAACAGAATCTTTTGCCCTTTGTTTGGAAGTCAGGACGATTTCAACA tatTTCAAACACTGGCGGATTTGGCAGTTGCCCCTTTCGTGCTGCACATTGTGGTTGTGTGCCTGTTGGTCCTGTGTCTGGTGTTTTCCGGGGGCAGCATCCTTATTTCCCTCTACAACAGTGTCAGCAATCCCTATGAAACCTACATGGGGCCCATTGGCCTCTACGTCTGCAGCTCTCTCAGCG catttttttctttcttggtcCTCTTAATCTTCGCGTTGAACGTCACTCTGACCAGCATGGCCGAGGATTTGGTGCAAAGCTTTGCCAACCCTTTGTTAGCACAATTTAGGAACAAAACATCAGAGATGCAGCTGGGATACTACCTGGTCCTCGTGCACACAggcctctccctctttgtcGTTGCGTTGATCTACTTTTATGACCACGCAGCCTACACACAGAGGCGGGAACAGCAGAAGCCTACAGAGGACGCGCCCAAGGAGATAATGATGTATTAG